In Leptolyngbya sp. SIO1E4, one DNA window encodes the following:
- a CDS encoding GNAT family N-acetyltransferase: MDLLVPREIETPRLILRQFREEDWKDLHEYYSDAEATQFTVGRKLSEGETWRTLCGMIGHWQLRGYGPYAVEAKSSRIVLGPVGFWYPNDWPEPEIKWALARQYWGKGFASEAARAVQVTAREHIPDIALISFIHAENLPSINLALAIGAKYEKEVMFRGGQWQIYRHPRAT, translated from the coding sequence ATGGATCTTCTAGTCCCACGAGAAATAGAGACACCAAGATTAATTCTCCGACAGTTTCGTGAAGAAGATTGGAAAGATTTACATGAATATTACTCTGATGCCGAAGCTACTCAATTTACCGTGGGTCGCAAACTCTCAGAGGGAGAAACGTGGCGAACACTGTGTGGCATGATTGGGCATTGGCAACTACGTGGCTACGGGCCTTATGCTGTTGAAGCAAAAAGTAGCAGAATAGTCCTCGGGCCAGTCGGTTTTTGGTATCCCAATGATTGGCCAGAGCCAGAGATAAAATGGGCTTTGGCTCGGCAATATTGGGGTAAGGGCTTTGCCAGTGAAGCCGCAAGAGCAGTCCAGGTAACTGCCAGAGAACACATCCCTGATATTGCATTAATAAGCTTCATTCATGCTGAAAACCTTCCGTCAATTAATCTGGCTTTAGCTATCGGTGCAAAGTACGAGAAAGAGGTGATGTTCCGGGGTGGTCAGTGGCAAATTTATCGTCATCCCCGTGCAACATAG
- a CDS encoding EAL domain-containing protein: MLEQYLQILLIEDDIEDAELLREYLELADSIHCGLVHVKTLADGLNYLSSKQVKSCFDIVLLDLSLPDTSGIATIEKVARITSEIPIVVLTGLDDEESAINALRAGAQDYLVKGKINDDILKRTIQHSIERKQLLNRLLLSEERYAIAIQGANDGLWDWDLNQQKIYFSPRWKLMLGYTEEEITNHPDEWLHRIHPEHLQMVIEAITRHITQQDDYLQIEHQVRHKNGDYIWGLCRGMALWDSNKHAYRMAGSLTDITQRKYLEQKLFEEKELAMITLQSIGDAVITTDTQGIVESLNPAAEALTGWTLNDAKGQAIEHVFRVVDEETLNPLPNPVKIAVQQDQVISLSNHPVLLAKDNTSVAIDDSTAPIHSSDGQVMGSVVVFHDVTEARGRARQLSWQANHDSLTGLLNRSAFSKKVEEALEDVRNGVQSHVLCFIDLDHFKVVNDTCGHAAGDELLKQIAQLIQDHVRKTDAVARIGGDEFAVLLCECPLETALRITNSLCNTLSQFRFARQNRVFKVGSSIGLSLIDNVTSSVDETMKAADAACYVAKRRGRNRVHVYQYEDQGLSRYSDEAQWFTRLSDAIENDQFQLFYQPIMLSDSSLGNIHSCEVLLRLVDEHGHIVSPAAFIPAAERYSLMPEIDRWVIRHCFEYLNELREQNLQDGSFDGANSCPLNSLYSINLSAASIDDDRFLRFIQDQLDHYKIPPEIICFEITETAAISNLNKAVNFIDQLKQLGCQFALDDFGTGMSSLSYLRILPVDYLKIDGSFIQDIADDQIACAMVEAINHVAHLMGLRTVAEFVSNGNLLEKLKTLGVDYIQGYAIAMPSPLTAKVCESVAVRE, translated from the coding sequence ATGTTAGAGCAATACCTCCAGATTTTATTAATTGAAGATGATATAGAAGATGCCGAGTTACTGAGAGAATATCTTGAGCTTGCCGATTCTATCCACTGTGGACTAGTACACGTAAAAACTTTAGCAGATGGCCTCAATTATCTGAGTTCCAAGCAGGTTAAAAGCTGTTTTGATATTGTTCTTCTTGATTTGTCTCTGCCAGACACCAGTGGAATTGCAACCATTGAAAAAGTAGCCCGGATTACGTCTGAAATTCCGATCGTTGTTTTGACAGGCTTAGATGACGAAGAAAGTGCAATTAATGCCCTCAGAGCCGGGGCACAAGACTATTTAGTTAAAGGTAAGATCAACGACGACATTCTTAAACGGACAATTCAGCACTCTATTGAGAGAAAGCAACTTCTGAACCGGCTCTTACTCAGCGAGGAAAGATATGCGATCGCAATTCAAGGTGCCAATGATGGACTCTGGGATTGGGATCTAAACCAGCAGAAAATTTATTTTTCTCCTCGTTGGAAACTCATGCTGGGCTACACAGAAGAGGAAATTACCAATCACCCTGACGAGTGGCTACATCGAATACATCCAGAGCATTTGCAGATGGTCATAGAAGCCATTACACGTCATATTACCCAGCAAGATGACTATTTACAGATAGAACACCAGGTTCGCCACAAAAACGGTGACTATATTTGGGGTCTCTGTCGCGGCATGGCCCTTTGGGACAGCAACAAACATGCCTACCGCATGGCCGGGTCTCTAACGGATATTACCCAGCGCAAATACCTCGAACAAAAGTTATTTGAGGAAAAAGAGCTGGCCATGATTACCTTGCAGTCTATTGGGGATGCCGTTATCACCACGGACACGCAAGGGATTGTTGAATCGCTCAATCCTGCTGCAGAGGCCTTAACCGGCTGGACCTTGAATGATGCTAAAGGACAAGCGATTGAGCATGTTTTCCGAGTGGTTGATGAAGAAACCCTGAACCCATTGCCCAATCCAGTTAAGATAGCCGTCCAGCAAGATCAGGTCATTAGCCTCAGCAATCATCCCGTGCTGCTGGCCAAAGATAATACATCCGTGGCCATTGATGACTCGACGGCCCCAATTCATTCCAGCGATGGGCAAGTGATGGGCAGCGTCGTCGTTTTTCACGATGTGACTGAGGCCCGAGGCCGGGCTCGTCAGTTATCCTGGCAGGCTAACCATGATTCTTTAACCGGCTTGCTGAATCGATCTGCCTTTAGCAAAAAGGTAGAGGAGGCCCTAGAAGACGTCAGAAATGGCGTCCAGTCTCATGTCCTCTGCTTTATTGACCTAGACCACTTTAAGGTAGTCAACGACACCTGTGGCCATGCCGCTGGCGATGAACTCCTCAAACAAATCGCGCAGCTGATTCAAGATCATGTTCGCAAAACCGATGCCGTTGCGCGCATAGGGGGAGATGAATTTGCAGTTTTGCTGTGTGAATGCCCTCTAGAAACAGCGTTGCGAATTACGAATAGTCTCTGCAATACCCTGAGCCAATTCCGATTTGCCCGACAAAATCGCGTCTTCAAGGTGGGCAGCAGTATTGGTCTCAGCCTGATAGACAATGTCACCAGTAGCGTCGACGAAACTATGAAGGCGGCCGATGCAGCCTGTTATGTTGCCAAACGACGGGGGCGTAATCGGGTTCATGTCTATCAGTATGAAGATCAAGGATTGTCTAGATATTCTGACGAGGCACAGTGGTTTACTCGCTTATCAGACGCCATTGAAAATGACCAGTTTCAGCTGTTCTATCAGCCCATCATGCTGTCAGATAGCAGCTTAGGAAACATTCATAGCTGCGAAGTCTTGCTTCGACTGGTTGATGAGCATGGTCATATCGTCTCGCCAGCCGCTTTTATTCCAGCCGCAGAACGATACAGTCTCATGCCTGAAATCGATCGCTGGGTGATTCGCCATTGTTTCGAGTATCTCAACGAGCTGAGGGAACAAAATCTGCAGGATGGATCGTTCGATGGGGCTAATTCTTGTCCACTCAATAGCCTGTATTCGATTAATCTGTCGGCAGCTAGCATAGACGACGATCGCTTCTTAAGGTTCATTCAAGACCAGCTCGATCATTACAAAATCCCCCCTGAAATTATCTGTTTTGAGATCACTGAAACAGCCGCAATTTCGAATCTAAATAAAGCGGTCAACTTTATTGATCAGTTGAAACAGCTCGGGTGTCAATTTGCGCTAGATGATTTTGGCACCGGCATGTCTTCCTTGTCGTATCTCAGAATCCTGCCCGTCGACTATCTCAAAATCGACGGGAGTTTCATTCAAGATATTGCTGACGACCAAATTGCCTGCGCTATGGTAGAGGCCATTAACCACGTTGCTCACCTGATGGGGCTGCGCACCGTGGCAGAATTCGTCAGCAATGGGAACCTACTCGAAAAGTTAAAAACTCTAGGGGTAGATTATATTCAAGGATATGCGATCGCCATGCCTTCACCCCTGACGGCCAAAGTGTGCGAAAGCGTCGCCGTTCGAGAATGA
- a CDS encoding aminoglycoside phosphotransferase family protein, with protein sequence MYLAAEKSLIARDTAIPGLEMVLNPDCLRSSLQQLLPDTPLDDLQPTYLRYKIGTNCLVAYRLKLKKQWLTFYVKALHQKHTTQVKTWQQRPGLVGPLGFGRQVLPSMATKLSEFPNDSKLPGLAYLTQLKDSLQGYRCLFPNSSQSGKLLQLRYKTERRYVAQWVEDGQPQALVKAYAARGFETASRNIRSLHSCDGLKLARPLAQFPDQGLISYEWLPGKDLALLLTESNNNRSELEAVGNALAKLHQQTLPRQDNDPNLVNIRAVLDLVDWLSFVWPDVKKLAHQIGDHLVQHLHQMPRLYQAIHGDFYTDQVVVMSDAIAILDLDRATQGDPMVDLGNFQAHLERQCLQEALSYAQIEDIQSHLLTGYHTASESNVGLNSDTRLSLYTALGLFFLSPAPFRYRDPSWPELTMQLLERVLQLLEQIPAHPFWLA encoded by the coding sequence TGGAAATGGTACTCAATCCTGACTGCCTACGCTCATCTCTACAACAGCTGTTGCCTGACACACCATTAGACGATTTACAGCCAACTTATCTGCGCTATAAGATAGGAACAAATTGCCTGGTGGCTTACCGACTCAAGTTAAAAAAACAGTGGCTAACGTTTTATGTCAAAGCCTTACACCAGAAACATACGACACAAGTAAAGACATGGCAACAACGCCCTGGTCTAGTGGGGCCTCTAGGTTTTGGTCGCCAAGTTCTACCATCAATGGCTACAAAACTCTCAGAATTTCCCAATGATTCTAAATTGCCAGGGTTAGCCTATCTCACCCAGTTAAAAGATTCTTTGCAAGGCTATCGATGCCTTTTTCCCAACAGTTCTCAATCGGGCAAATTGTTGCAATTGCGCTACAAAACTGAGCGACGCTATGTTGCCCAATGGGTTGAGGACGGACAGCCCCAGGCTTTAGTGAAAGCTTATGCTGCAAGAGGTTTTGAAACTGCTAGCAGGAATATTCGCAGTCTCCATTCCTGTGATGGGTTGAAACTAGCCCGGCCCTTAGCTCAATTTCCAGATCAGGGTCTCATTAGCTATGAGTGGTTACCGGGGAAAGATTTGGCATTACTGTTGACTGAGTCTAATAATAATCGTTCTGAGCTAGAGGCCGTGGGCAATGCCCTCGCCAAGTTACATCAGCAGACCCTACCTAGGCAAGACAACGATCCTAATTTAGTTAATATCAGAGCAGTGTTGGACTTAGTCGATTGGTTGAGCTTTGTGTGGCCAGATGTAAAAAAATTAGCTCATCAAATCGGCGATCATCTGGTTCAGCACTTACACCAAATGCCTCGGCTATATCAAGCTATTCATGGTGATTTTTACACCGATCAGGTAGTGGTGATGAGCGATGCGATCGCAATTCTCGATCTAGATCGGGCTACCCAGGGAGACCCTATGGTTGATTTGGGTAACTTTCAAGCTCATCTAGAGCGTCAGTGTCTTCAAGAAGCGCTATCTTATGCTCAGATAGAAGACATTCAATCACATTTACTCACGGGCTATCACACGGCCTCTGAGTCTAATGTTGGTCTTAATTCTGATACTCGACTTTCTCTATATACAGCCCTAGGACTTTTCTTTTTATCTCCTGCGCCCTTTCGCTATCGCGACCCGTCCTGGCCAGAGTTAACCATGCAACTTTTAGAACGCGTGCTTCAGCTTTTAGAACAGATACCTGCCCATCCGTTCTGGCTAGCATAG
- a CDS encoding TIGR00300 family protein, producing the protein MDTSIQILMCAPEFYGVSYVINPWMEGNVHKFSVDRAKQQWQQLHQIIKDQALVELVPPQPGWPDMVFTANAGLVLDKTVVLSRFYHPERQGEEPHFKAWFEAQGFKVHELPKDLPFEGAGDALLDREGRWLWAGYGFRSELAAHPYIAEWLDIEVISLRLVDQRFYHLDTCFCPLTDGYLLYYPPAFDAYSNRLIEMRVAPEKRIIVGDVDADNFACNAVNIGQTVISNLATDELKQALDAAGFQVIETPLTEFLKAGGAAKCLTLRITEPIREDLHATDTVQSRVIQLDGHLLDSGLINRALDTITDGGGSFQILTFDLGARRQSLSKAEIRVSAPSLEVMNELMGQLIDLGAIEPLEELADAELVTVTQAGVAPDNFYVTTIYPTEVRVNGAWIRVQNQRMDGTISITHTGAGPTARCQLLRDLHPGEQVAIGSAGIRTLRKVENRDRARGSEEFGFMGAGVSSERKVEIVVERIAWDLRQIRDRQGKVVVVAGPVVIHTGGSDHLAQLIRDGYVNALLGGNAIAVHDIEQALLGTSLGVDMQQGISVRGGHRHHLRAINTIRGCGNIAGAVEQGVVTSGVMYECVKNQVPFSLAGSIRDDGPLPDTEMDLIKAQHHYAELLQGADLILMLSSMLHSIGVGNMTPAGVKLVCVDINPAVVTKLADRGSVESVGVVTDVGLFLSLLVKQLAKLTYPYKLS; encoded by the coding sequence ATGGACACCTCAATTCAAATCCTCATGTGTGCCCCTGAATTCTATGGGGTGAGCTACGTTATTAACCCCTGGATGGAGGGGAATGTACATAAGTTTTCCGTCGATCGCGCCAAGCAGCAATGGCAGCAGCTGCATCAAATCATCAAGGATCAAGCACTGGTTGAGCTAGTACCCCCTCAACCCGGCTGGCCAGACATGGTGTTTACCGCTAATGCAGGGCTTGTGCTAGACAAAACCGTTGTCCTCAGCCGGTTTTATCATCCAGAGCGTCAGGGAGAAGAACCCCATTTCAAAGCCTGGTTTGAAGCGCAAGGGTTTAAGGTTCACGAGTTACCGAAGGATTTGCCCTTTGAGGGCGCAGGAGATGCACTGCTAGATCGTGAAGGTCGTTGGCTCTGGGCTGGCTATGGCTTTCGGTCTGAACTCGCCGCTCATCCTTACATTGCTGAATGGCTAGATATTGAGGTCATCTCTCTCCGTCTGGTTGATCAGCGCTTCTATCACTTAGACACTTGTTTTTGCCCCCTAACCGATGGCTATCTGCTCTACTATCCCCCAGCTTTTGACGCCTATTCCAATCGGTTGATTGAGATGCGAGTTGCCCCAGAAAAACGCATCATCGTTGGGGATGTGGATGCCGATAATTTTGCCTGCAATGCAGTCAATATTGGCCAGACCGTTATTTCTAACCTCGCTACCGATGAACTGAAGCAAGCCCTAGATGCAGCAGGCTTTCAAGTGATTGAGACCCCGTTGACTGAATTCCTGAAGGCAGGGGGGGCAGCCAAATGTTTAACCTTGCGGATTACAGAACCGATTCGGGAAGACCTCCACGCCACTGACACGGTTCAAAGTCGAGTGATTCAACTAGACGGGCATCTCTTAGATTCTGGGTTGATCAATCGGGCGCTAGATACCATTACTGACGGGGGCGGGAGTTTCCAGATTTTGACTTTTGATTTGGGGGCTCGACGCCAGAGTCTTTCTAAAGCAGAAATTCGCGTCTCAGCACCATCCCTGGAAGTGATGAATGAGCTGATGGGGCAGCTGATTGATTTAGGGGCGATCGAACCCCTTGAAGAGCTGGCCGATGCTGAGCTGGTAACCGTCACCCAAGCGGGGGTTGCCCCTGACAACTTCTATGTCACCACTATTTATCCCACGGAGGTGCGGGTCAATGGGGCCTGGATTCGTGTGCAAAATCAGCGCATGGATGGCACCATTTCCATCACCCACACCGGCGCAGGGCCGACTGCCCGATGTCAGCTACTGCGGGATCTGCACCCTGGTGAACAGGTAGCGATAGGCAGCGCTGGAATTCGCACCTTGCGCAAGGTGGAAAATCGCGATCGCGCCAGGGGCAGTGAAGAATTCGGCTTCATGGGCGCTGGGGTTTCCAGTGAACGTAAAGTCGAAATTGTGGTAGAGCGCATTGCCTGGGACTTGCGCCAGATTCGCGATCGGCAAGGCAAGGTGGTAGTGGTCGCTGGCCCTGTGGTGATTCACACCGGCGGCAGCGATCATCTGGCCCAGCTAATTCGAGATGGCTATGTCAACGCGCTTTTAGGAGGGAATGCGATCGCGGTTCATGATATTGAGCAAGCTCTTCTAGGCACGTCCTTAGGGGTCGATATGCAGCAGGGCATTTCTGTGCGTGGTGGCCACCGTCATCACCTGCGGGCAATTAATACCATTCGAGGCTGTGGCAATATTGCAGGCGCGGTGGAACAGGGCGTTGTCACCAGCGGCGTCATGTACGAATGCGTTAAGAATCAGGTGCCGTTTTCCCTGGCGGGTTCCATCCGAGATGATGGCCCCCTACCTGATACAGAGATGGATTTGATTAAGGCTCAACATCACTATGCAGAGTTACTGCAGGGGGCCGATTTAATCTTGATGCTGTCTTCTATGCTGCATTCAATCGGCGTGGGCAACATGACACCTGCTGGGGTGAAGTTGGTTTGTGTGGATATCAATCCGGCTGTCGTGACCAAGCTAGCCGATCGCGGCTCAGTGGAGTCAGTAGGAGTTGTCACCGACGTGGGGCTTTTCCTCAGCTTACTGGTGAAGCAGTTAGCCAAGCTCACCTATCCCTATAAGCTGTCTTAG
- a CDS encoding ClbS/DfsB family four-helix bundle protein translates to MTKSTQSQRGGAKVSRFTTKQELLDDILKERRKLEKLLGDIPDSQKTIEVIDGMSVKDFLAHRTEWGRMMIRWYTEAKAGIKSAVPSDKYKWNQLNALNAEIYAQFKDRPLSEITEQYNKVHDELYQLIETTTEEELFTKKFYDFTGTSVLAAYFNSSTAAHYRSAAKHIRKWWKAQQ, encoded by the coding sequence GTGACAAAATCAACCCAAAGTCAGCGTGGAGGTGCCAAGGTGAGCAGATTTACCACGAAACAAGAACTGTTGGATGACATTCTCAAAGAACGCCGCAAACTTGAAAAGCTTTTAGGGGACATTCCAGACAGCCAGAAAACGATTGAAGTCATAGACGGCATGAGCGTGAAGGATTTCCTGGCCCATCGCACTGAATGGGGTCGAATGATGATCCGGTGGTATACAGAAGCGAAAGCCGGGATAAAATCTGCGGTGCCTTCGGACAAGTATAAGTGGAACCAGCTGAACGCCTTAAATGCTGAAATTTATGCGCAGTTTAAAGACAGGCCCCTCAGCGAAATTACAGAGCAGTACAACAAGGTTCATGACGAGCTGTATCAGCTCATTGAGACGACGACAGAGGAAGAACTGTTTACGAAGAAGTTTTACGATTTTACGGGAACCTCTGTGCTAGCCGCTTATTTCAACTCTTCTACAGCCGCCCATTACCGTTCCGCTGCAAAACATATTAGAAAATGGTGGAAAGCTCAGCAGTAG
- a CDS encoding nucleotidyltransferase domain-containing protein → MSEVMYTLAYSTQHPKIDQILQGVIGVFEKVFLGRIRGYYLQGSYGNGNAITNSDLDLYVIFKGNFHDPEEAKKAMSLGQSCAQISSVLLEIKPGAEAALSLALAENAGIALNFKHSTQFLYGEDIRNQISNPTSKDWVQWAMHAPQTALLVTRAAEVLIFPLDYPDVQAEFYGYEHQTIPCADGINRPSSKWLVSTVSWLATALVALKTGQYIGSKQEAVEQYKMSINDEWAPLIEQVYERCRNRWQYLIPTQAADRQQLRSMCQETLEFSNYFLSCYRDFVLRELYEARPKNQILTLKKLARIIYPEDPEIINALKRLQKSDQVMLKQKAHEIEENTRRILG, encoded by the coding sequence ATGAGCGAAGTGATGTATACTCTCGCCTATTCAACCCAACATCCTAAAATCGATCAGATTCTGCAGGGAGTGATCGGTGTTTTTGAGAAAGTATTTCTAGGACGTATTCGCGGTTATTACCTACAAGGAAGTTATGGTAATGGTAATGCTATTACTAATAGTGACTTAGACCTTTACGTCATTTTCAAGGGAAATTTTCACGATCCAGAGGAAGCCAAGAAGGCAATGAGCCTGGGTCAATCTTGTGCCCAAATCAGCTCAGTATTGCTAGAGATTAAGCCAGGTGCTGAAGCTGCATTGTCTCTTGCTCTTGCTGAAAATGCAGGCATCGCCCTTAACTTTAAACACTCTACCCAATTTCTATATGGCGAAGATATTCGCAACCAGATTTCTAACCCTACTTCTAAAGACTGGGTGCAATGGGCAATGCACGCGCCTCAGACGGCTTTACTTGTCACACGAGCTGCTGAAGTTTTGATTTTCCCTCTAGATTATCCTGATGTCCAAGCAGAATTTTATGGTTACGAGCATCAAACTATTCCTTGTGCCGACGGGATCAATCGCCCTAGCAGTAAGTGGTTAGTTAGCACAGTGAGTTGGCTTGCAACAGCCTTGGTTGCCTTAAAGACTGGGCAATACATTGGCAGTAAACAGGAAGCTGTTGAGCAATACAAGATGTCCATTAATGATGAATGGGCACCTCTGATTGAGCAGGTATACGAACGATGTCGGAATCGTTGGCAGTATTTGATTCCCACTCAAGCGGCCGATCGCCAGCAGCTACGCTCAATGTGCCAAGAGACCCTCGAATTCAGTAATTACTTTTTGAGCTGCTACCGCGATTTCGTATTACGCGAACTCTATGAAGCACGACCTAAAAATCAAATTCTTACCTTAAAAAAGCTGGCAAGAATTATTTATCCAGAAGACCCGGAAATCATAAATGCCCTGAAAAGACTACAGAAATCTGATCAGGTCATGCTTAAACAAAAAGCCCATGAAATCGAGGAAAACACACGCCGAATACTCGGTTGA
- a CDS encoding GNAT family N-acetyltransferase codes for MSQPIYWKVPFVWEEPKPLLEVPARLEFKAAKTLSREGLLSVVAQVMESSIDASDRKQVMEQGARQAAEHFLAESQAGFSYQDDWWQIGVNSDDRVVGFIFPVIYQGCAKEGLEEASIYYIGVLPEYRGHGFATDLLLKGTRVLQEVGVWRVFCDTDVNNIPMISTFERVGYQQYSEPWQRPL; via the coding sequence ATGAGTCAGCCAATCTACTGGAAAGTTCCATTTGTGTGGGAAGAGCCTAAGCCGTTGCTTGAGGTTCCTGCTCGATTGGAATTCAAAGCGGCTAAAACGCTGAGTCGTGAGGGTTTACTTTCGGTCGTTGCTCAGGTTATGGAGTCATCGATTGATGCCAGCGATCGCAAACAAGTTATGGAGCAGGGAGCCCGCCAAGCGGCTGAGCACTTTTTAGCTGAGTCGCAAGCAGGATTCTCGTATCAAGATGACTGGTGGCAGATTGGAGTTAATAGTGATGATAGAGTCGTTGGATTTATTTTCCCAGTCATTTATCAAGGATGCGCTAAAGAGGGTTTAGAAGAAGCCAGCATCTACTACATTGGGGTTTTGCCAGAATATCGCGGACATGGTTTTGCTACCGATTTATTATTAAAAGGAACACGAGTTCTACAAGAGGTCGGAGTGTGGAGAGTGTTTTGTGACACAGACGTAAACAATATTCCAATGATTTCTACTTTTGAGCGGGTTGGGTATCAGCAGTACAGTGAACCGTGGCAACGTCCTCTGTAG
- a CDS encoding GMC family oxidoreductase yields MIIDDQHYDLIIIGTGAGGGTLAQKLAPTGKKILILERGDFMPLEEQNRSSVDIFKRERYHAPEQWYDSAGEPFSPQMNYAIGGNTKIYGAALPRWRERDFEAVKHQDGFSPEWCVKYSEFEPYYTEAEQLYKVHGEASSDPTEPPHSQPYPFEAIAHEPQIAELCGAIAQQNLHPTALPLGLTRQEDDPTNDAEVSGITPALQHPNVTLKTRAKVVCLHTNSSGLTVKAVEAKIGKQSYLFFADVMVLACGAVNSAALLLRSANDKHPQGLANGSDLVGRNLMKNLKTAVVQLRTQANSGAFPKTVCVNDFYWGDGDFAYPMGHVHNSGGLLTDIIFAEAPPLTSVLAKYMPGFGLKQLATRSIGWWAQTEDLPDPNNRVRIDGKKLYIDYTPNNLEAHDRLVYRWIDVLKAVEKQVGGAQRGAIHPRAEAPLQVMANQCGTCRFGEDSATSVLDRTCRTHEVDNLYVVDGSFFPSNASVSPALTIMANALRVGDHLIERLA; encoded by the coding sequence ATGATTATTGATGACCAACATTACGATCTGATCATTATTGGCACCGGGGCTGGGGGGGGAACGCTAGCGCAAAAGCTGGCACCTACAGGTAAGAAGATTCTGATCCTGGAGAGGGGAGACTTTATGCCCCTGGAGGAACAGAATCGCAGTAGCGTCGATATCTTCAAACGTGAGCGCTATCATGCCCCCGAGCAGTGGTATGACAGTGCTGGAGAACCGTTTTCGCCACAGATGAACTATGCCATCGGCGGCAATACCAAAATCTATGGGGCAGCTCTGCCCCGCTGGCGAGAGCGAGACTTTGAAGCGGTTAAGCACCAAGATGGCTTTTCACCCGAGTGGTGTGTTAAGTACTCAGAGTTTGAACCTTATTACACAGAAGCCGAACAGCTCTATAAAGTGCATGGTGAGGCTAGCAGCGATCCGACTGAGCCACCCCATAGTCAACCATATCCGTTTGAGGCGATCGCCCATGAGCCTCAAATTGCTGAACTGTGTGGGGCGATCGCCCAGCAAAACCTCCATCCCACGGCCCTACCCCTAGGGCTGACCCGTCAGGAAGACGACCCCACCAATGATGCTGAGGTGAGCGGCATTACCCCAGCGTTGCAGCATCCCAATGTGACCCTCAAGACCAGGGCCAAAGTTGTTTGCTTGCATACCAACTCTTCGGGCCTGACGGTGAAGGCCGTCGAAGCCAAAATTGGCAAACAGTCTTACCTGTTTTTTGCCGACGTTATGGTTCTGGCTTGCGGGGCAGTAAACTCCGCTGCCTTACTGCTGCGATCGGCCAACGATAAACACCCCCAGGGCCTGGCCAACGGCTCTGACTTGGTGGGGCGCAATTTAATGAAGAACCTCAAGACTGCGGTTGTGCAGCTGAGAACCCAGGCAAATTCAGGGGCTTTTCCAAAAACGGTATGCGTCAATGATTTTTACTGGGGAGATGGTGACTTTGCTTACCCCATGGGCCATGTTCACAATTCAGGGGGGCTGCTCACCGACATCATTTTTGCAGAAGCGCCGCCCCTCACGTCAGTTTTGGCAAAATACATGCCAGGGTTTGGCCTCAAACAGTTAGCGACTCGTTCCATTGGCTGGTGGGCACAGACGGAGGATTTGCCCGACCCTAACAACCGCGTACGCATTGATGGTAAAAAGCTATACATCGACTACACGCCCAATAATCTCGAAGCCCACGATCGCCTGGTTTATCGCTGGATTGATGTTCTCAAAGCGGTTGAAAAACAGGTAGGAGGGGCGCAGCGGGGGGCTATCCATCCTCGGGCTGAAGCACCGCTGCAGGTGATGGCCAACCAGTGCGGCACCTGTCGCTTTGGTGAGGATTCTGCCACATCAGTGCTGGATCGTACCTGCCGCACCCATGAGGTAGACAATCTCTATGTAGTCGATGGCAGTTTCTTTCCCTCCAATGCCAGCGTCAGCCCTGCACTAACAATCATGGCTAATGCCCTGCGAGTAGGGGATCACTTAATCGAACGATTAGCATAA